A single Tenacibaculum sp. Bg11-29 DNA region contains:
- a CDS encoding DUF2459 domain-containing protein has translation MKIGKKIIKWILYLLLIPIVYIIISLILSSITVGRIVNNESSEKLVYLNTNGVHLDIVIPIENVEDLVLSGIKHNRNEKYLSFGWGDKNFYINTPTWGDLTINNAFRALFLESSTLIHVTRYKQKRSDWIEIKVNESELQKLNSYLLNTFEINKNGMKTILKNKSYSSIDNFYKAKGSYSCFKTCNSWVNIGFKESGLKSCLWTPFDFGLMNKYE, from the coding sequence ATGAAAATAGGAAAAAAAATAATTAAATGGATTTTATACTTACTGTTAATTCCAATAGTATATATAATTATTTCTTTAATACTATCTTCAATAACAGTCGGTAGAATTGTAAATAATGAAAGTTCTGAAAAACTGGTTTATTTAAATACAAATGGAGTTCATTTAGATATTGTAATTCCAATAGAAAACGTTGAGGACTTAGTGTTATCTGGAATAAAACACAATAGAAACGAAAAGTATTTATCTTTTGGTTGGGGAGATAAAAACTTTTATATCAATACACCAACTTGGGGAGATTTGACTATCAATAATGCTTTTAGAGCATTATTTTTGGAAAGTTCAACTTTAATACACGTAACTCGCTATAAACAAAAACGTTCAGATTGGATTGAAATAAAAGTAAACGAATCTGAATTACAAAAACTAAACAGTTATTTACTAAATACATTTGAAATTAATAAAAACGGAATGAAAACAATCCTTAAAAATAAAAGTTATTCATCAATAGATAATTTTTATAAAGCAAAAGGGAGTTATTCATGTTTTAAAACTTGTAATAGCTGGGTAAATATAGGATTTAAAGAAAGCGGATTAAAATCTTGTTTATGGACACCTTTCGACTTTGGATTAATGAACAAGTATGAATAA
- a CDS encoding peroxiredoxin-like family protein has translation MTLTQQLKELADNSEKRHPGEPQNIMKAAITELEKTTILAKVTKTGDTFPDFSLPNATGELTALDTLLKKGKIVLTFYRGGWCPYCNLALKALQNALPEINDKGATLIAITPETPDNSLNSKEKNNLEFEILTDSNNDLARSLGLLYKLPENLTTLYNSFGINLLKSQGNNENELPIAATYIIDTDKKITYDYIVEDYKLRADPLAIIAAL, from the coding sequence ATGACACTTACACAACAATTAAAAGAATTAGCCGACAATAGTGAAAAAAGGCATCCTGGTGAACCTCAAAACATCATGAAAGCTGCTATTACCGAACTAGAAAAAACAACTATATTAGCCAAGGTTACAAAAACTGGTGATACATTTCCTGACTTTTCTTTACCTAATGCAACTGGTGAATTAACCGCTCTTGATACGCTTCTTAAAAAAGGAAAAATAGTACTTACTTTTTACAGAGGTGGTTGGTGCCCGTATTGTAATTTAGCTTTAAAAGCATTGCAAAACGCACTTCCTGAAATTAATGACAAAGGAGCTACGCTTATTGCAATTACCCCAGAAACGCCTGACAACTCTCTTAATTCAAAAGAAAAAAACAATTTAGAGTTTGAAATATTAACAGATAGCAATAATGATTTAGCAAGGTCTTTAGGCTTGTTATATAAATTACCAGAAAACTTAACAACTCTTTATAATAGTTTTGGAATTAACCTTCTTAAAAGTCAAGGGAACAATGAGAATGAATTACCTATTGCTGCAACTTATATTATTGATACAGATAAAAAAATAACGTACGATTATATTGTTGAAGATTATAAACTAAGAGCCGATCCTTTAGCTATTATCGCTGCTCTTTAA
- a CDS encoding DUF547 domain-containing protein, with translation MPKHLNKLSEQLLLHVKLDKNVSEIRLELECFDFKKLNNTLINDTQKKAFWINIYNAFYQILREKEKIDKQIIYKKKLFTIAGTIFSLDDVEHGILRRYRYKYSLGFIANLFPPKIIKKLAVSKIDYRIHFALNCGAKSCPPIAFYTPLNIEEELNLATQSFLESETDFHPDKKEIHTTVLFKWFLADFGGIKGIKSIFKTQLGKDISDYKIKYKEYSWEEDLANFRAEV, from the coding sequence ATGCCTAAACACTTAAATAAACTTTCTGAGCAACTTTTACTTCATGTAAAACTAGATAAAAACGTCTCAGAAATTCGTTTAGAGTTAGAGTGTTTCGATTTTAAAAAATTAAACAATACGCTTATTAATGACACTCAAAAAAAAGCATTTTGGATTAATATCTACAATGCTTTTTATCAAATATTAAGAGAAAAAGAGAAAATTGACAAACAAATCATCTACAAGAAAAAACTATTCACAATTGCTGGTACAATATTTAGTTTAGATGATGTAGAACACGGAATATTAAGAAGGTATCGCTATAAATATTCATTGGGTTTTATTGCTAATTTATTTCCTCCTAAAATAATTAAAAAACTTGCTGTTTCTAAAATTGATTATCGTATTCACTTTGCTTTAAATTGTGGCGCAAAAAGTTGTCCGCCAATTGCCTTTTATACTCCTTTAAATATCGAAGAAGAATTAAACTTAGCTACTCAATCTTTTTTAGAAAGTGAGACAGATTTTCATCCTGATAAAAAAGAAATACATACAACTGTTCTTTTTAAATGGTTTTTAGCAGATTTCGGAGGCATAAAAGGAATTAAAAGTATATTTAAAACGCAACTAGGTAAAGATATTTCTGATTATAAAATAAAGTACAAAGAATATTCTTGGGAAGAAGATTTAGCCAACTTTAGAGCTGAAGTTTAA
- a CDS encoding methylmalonyl-CoA mutase family protein produces the protein MEQIAPYKPIHKVRIVTAAALFDGHDAAINIMRRIIQSTGVEVIHLGHDRSVEEVVNCAIQEDANAIAITSYQGGHNEYFKYMYDLLKEKGASHIKVFGGGGGVILPDEIKELMDYGITRIYSPDDGRELGLQGMINDLVKTSDFAVGDVLNGEINNLENKEIGSIARIISSAENFPEVAKETLNAIHEKNKNSKTPVLGITGTGGSGKSSLVDELVRRFLVDFPEKTIGLISVDPSKRKTGGALLGDRIRMNAINNERVYMRSLATRQSNLALSKYVNEAIEVLKAAEFDLIILETSGIGQSDTEIIEHSDTSLYVMTPEFGAATQLEKIDMLDFADLVALNKFDKRGALDAIRDVKKQYMRNNNLWDVHMDDMPVFGTIASQFNDPGMNTLYKRIMDKLVEKTGVDLNSKMEITKEMSEKIFVIPPRRVRYLSEISESNRAYDKKVDDQVIVAQKLYGIHQTILSIVNVTSSAVETSFLSKNGIDQDEILSLDSARDDKEFLKLLIAQFDKIKLNLDPHNWEVILNWATKVKKYKDPVYSFKVRDKVINIDTHSESLSHTQIPKVALPKYKAWGDLLRWNLQENVPGEFPYTAGLYPFKRTGEDPTRMFAGEGGPERTNRRFHYVSLGMPAKRLSTAFDSVTLYGNDPGERPDIYGKIGNAGVSICCLDDAKKLFSGFELTHALTSVSLTINGPAPMLLGFFMNAAIDQNCEKYIKENNLEELVEAKFKEIYDSKNLERPVYQGDLPQGNDGLGLLLLGLTGDMILPADVYAEIKKTTLAQVRGTVQADILKEDQAQNTCIFSTEFALRLMGDVQEYFIKEQVRNFYSVSISGYHIAEAGANPITQLALTLSNGFTYVEYYLSRGMDINKFGPNLSFFFSNGIDPEYSVIGRVARKIWAKAMKNKYGANPRAQMLKYHIQTSGRSLHAQEIDFNDIRTTLQALYAINDNCNSLHTNAYDEAITTPTEESVRRAMAIQLIINKELGLTKNENPIQGAFIIEELTDLVEEAVLLEFDRITERGGVLGAMETMYQRSKIQEESLYYETLKHTGEFPIIGVNTFLSSKGSPTVVPAEVIRATEEEKRYQIKTKELLNKANDGKVQEQLAILQKAAVQNENLFDKLMEATKFCSLGQITEALFKVGGQYRRNM, from the coding sequence ATGGAACAAATAGCACCCTATAAACCTATACATAAAGTACGAATTGTAACTGCTGCTGCATTATTTGATGGGCACGATGCTGCCATAAATATTATGCGTAGAATTATTCAGTCTACCGGAGTTGAAGTAATTCATCTAGGACACGATAGAAGCGTAGAAGAAGTAGTAAACTGCGCCATACAAGAAGATGCAAATGCGATTGCTATTACGTCTTACCAAGGAGGGCATAATGAGTATTTTAAATACATGTATGATTTATTAAAAGAAAAAGGTGCCAGTCATATCAAAGTTTTTGGTGGTGGTGGTGGTGTAATTCTTCCTGATGAGATTAAAGAACTCATGGATTATGGAATTACTCGTATCTACTCTCCAGATGATGGTCGTGAATTAGGATTACAAGGAATGATTAACGATTTAGTTAAAACTTCTGATTTTGCAGTTGGAGACGTTTTAAACGGAGAAATTAATAATTTAGAGAACAAAGAAATTGGAAGCATTGCTCGTATTATTTCTTCTGCAGAAAACTTTCCTGAAGTAGCAAAAGAAACCTTAAATGCAATTCACGAAAAAAATAAAAATTCTAAAACACCTGTTTTAGGAATTACAGGAACTGGTGGTTCTGGAAAATCAAGTTTAGTAGACGAACTAGTACGTCGTTTCTTAGTAGATTTCCCTGAAAAAACTATTGGATTAATTTCTGTTGACCCATCTAAACGTAAAACAGGAGGCGCTTTATTAGGTGACCGTATTCGTATGAATGCTATTAATAACGAACGTGTTTATATGCGTTCTTTAGCAACACGACAATCTAACTTAGCGTTATCAAAATATGTAAACGAAGCAATTGAGGTTTTAAAAGCCGCTGAGTTTGATTTAATTATTCTAGAAACTTCTGGTATTGGGCAATCTGATACTGAGATTATAGAACATTCGGATACCTCGTTATATGTAATGACACCTGAATTTGGTGCTGCGACTCAACTAGAGAAAATCGACATGCTTGATTTTGCTGATTTAGTAGCTCTTAATAAATTTGACAAACGTGGTGCTTTAGATGCGATTCGTGATGTAAAAAAACAATACATGCGTAACAACAACCTATGGGATGTTCATATGGATGATATGCCTGTTTTTGGAACCATTGCTTCTCAATTTAATGACCCAGGAATGAATACGTTGTACAAACGTATTATGGATAAGTTGGTTGAAAAAACTGGAGTTGATTTAAATTCTAAGATGGAAATTACCAAAGAAATGTCTGAAAAGATATTTGTAATTCCACCAAGAAGAGTTCGTTATTTATCTGAAATATCAGAAAGTAACAGAGCGTATGATAAAAAAGTTGATGACCAAGTTATCGTTGCTCAAAAACTATACGGTATTCATCAAACAATTCTTTCTATTGTGAATGTTACGTCGAGCGCAGTCGAGACGTCTTTCCTTTCGAAAAATGGAATTGATCAGGATGAAATCCTGTCTCTCGACTCCGCTCGAGACGACAAAGAGTTTTTAAAGTTATTAATTGCTCAATTCGACAAGATAAAACTAAATCTTGACCCACATAATTGGGAAGTTATTTTAAATTGGGCTACTAAAGTTAAGAAATACAAAGACCCTGTTTATAGTTTTAAAGTAAGAGATAAAGTTATAAATATAGATACACACAGTGAATCTTTATCGCATACACAAATTCCGAAAGTAGCCTTACCCAAATACAAAGCTTGGGGAGATTTATTACGTTGGAATTTACAAGAAAATGTTCCTGGTGAATTTCCGTATACCGCAGGATTATATCCGTTTAAAAGAACTGGTGAAGACCCAACAAGAATGTTTGCTGGTGAAGGTGGACCAGAACGTACCAACAGACGTTTTCACTATGTAAGTTTAGGGATGCCTGCAAAACGTTTATCTACAGCTTTTGATAGTGTAACGCTGTATGGTAATGACCCTGGTGAAAGACCTGATATTTACGGAAAAATCGGTAATGCGGGAGTTTCTATTTGTTGTTTAGATGATGCTAAGAAATTATTTTCTGGTTTCGAATTAACACATGCTTTAACCTCTGTAAGTTTAACAATTAATGGCCCTGCGCCAATGTTGTTAGGTTTTTTCATGAATGCGGCTATCGATCAGAATTGTGAGAAGTACATCAAAGAAAATAACTTAGAAGAATTAGTTGAAGCTAAATTTAAGGAAATCTATGATTCAAAAAATTTAGAAAGACCTGTTTACCAAGGAGATTTACCTCAAGGAAATGATGGTTTAGGATTACTATTGCTAGGGTTAACTGGTGATATGATTTTACCTGCAGATGTATATGCAGAAATCAAAAAAACAACACTAGCTCAAGTTCGTGGTACGGTACAAGCTGATATTTTAAAAGAAGATCAAGCACAAAATACATGTATTTTTTCTACGGAATTTGCATTGCGCTTAATGGGTGATGTACAAGAATACTTTATTAAAGAACAAGTACGTAATTTCTATTCTGTTTCAATTTCTGGGTACCATATTGCCGAAGCTGGTGCCAACCCAATTACACAATTGGCTTTAACATTATCTAACGGATTTACCTATGTTGAATACTACTTATCTCGTGGTATGGACATTAATAAATTCGGACCAAACTTATCATTCTTTTTCTCTAACGGAATTGACCCTGAATATTCAGTAATTGGTCGTGTAGCTCGTAAAATATGGGCAAAAGCAATGAAAAATAAATATGGCGCAAATCCAAGAGCGCAAATGTTAAAATATCACATTCAAACTTCTGGTCGTTCTTTACACGCTCAGGAAATTGATTTTAACGATATTCGTACAACACTTCAAGCTTTATACGCTATTAATGATAACTGTAACTCACTACATACAAATGCGTATGACGAGGCTATTACAACACCTACTGAAGAGTCGGTACGTAGAGCAATGGCAATTCAGTTAATTATCAATAAAGAATTAGGTTTAACTAAAAATGAAAACCCTATTCAAGGAGCTTTTATTATTGAAGAGTTAACCGATTTAGTAGAAGAAGCTGTTTTATTAGAGTTTGATAGAATTACGGAACGTGGTGGTGTTTTAGGAGCCATGGAAACCATGTATCAGCGTTCTAAAATACAAGAAGAAAGTTTGTATTATGAGACTTTAAAGCATACTGGAGAATTCCCTATTATCGGTGTTAATACTTTTTTAAGTTCAAAAGGATCTCCAACAGTAGTTCCTGCCGAAGTTATTCGTGCTACGGAAGAAGAAAAGAGATATCAAATAAAAACAAAAGAGTTATTAAACAAAGCCAATGACGGTAAAGTTCAAGAACAATTAGCTATTCTTCAAAAAGCAGCTGTTCAGAATGAAAACTTATTTGACAAATTAATGGAAGCTACAAAATTCTGTTCTTTAGGTCAAATTACCGAAGCTTTATTTAAAGTTGGTGGACAATACAGAAGAAATATGTAA
- a CDS encoding DUF4209 domain-containing protein — MNELEQFYEKLNESGYDCRSNHTINSELQEISQILNEKGDFSTLEISELERQAFSISKSFGKKQNDYDGTIDGLGWKTAGTQTFEDGTTGPFYWPDVRDLQEKDFQYFEDRYKNCSNLYAKTEFGLLVYFGSKTVYSKHTDFKKQLFNKLYSLSQQYLENAINPSDKKRYNLDYITTLNNAFLIAHKSKLKEELNLIIESIYKTHNTWDITRGGSLRILLDLSGLTSEYYKIFKTKVDYDKIISKNILGAKEQEKTHIWGAIYITDLTIDIGEKTNKNINYLLEYKAELYIKLSDNAEKGNNMAAVTFTENALRIYQQLKNKSKISEIEKKYSEQRGKFKLATIRQDFPKEYNENITSYINEVVSSSSENQIIYYLISTPWFNKIESIQSIAKESKKENVFIPILGSSILDKFGNTIETFHTEEEKNLFNFWRSYGFNFQVGKQNMHQFFVVAYTSGKISFKSIISYLENTWLNEPIIRKYNGEDVEIIPIDLIKPSIKRIFEELDNYSTNNEYEVDCVTITDSLVLKIETLIRNFCEKIGIATFKTRQKGKDKLVMEKLLDDMLADIKHSVINQTGFDEEDRIFIKYVLSEKAGLNLRNTVAHGLLDIYEYTFSNIIVTLSIILKISKYSFTEK; from the coding sequence ATGAACGAACTAGAACAATTTTATGAAAAGCTAAATGAAAGCGGTTATGACTGTCGTTCAAACCATACTATAAACTCTGAATTACAAGAAATATCTCAAATTCTTAATGAAAAAGGAGACTTTTCTACTCTAGAAATATCAGAACTTGAAAGACAAGCTTTTTCCATTTCAAAATCATTTGGTAAAAAACAAAATGACTATGATGGAACAATTGATGGACTTGGTTGGAAAACAGCTGGAACACAAACTTTCGAAGATGGAACAACTGGACCTTTTTATTGGCCAGATGTAAGAGATTTACAAGAAAAAGATTTTCAATATTTCGAAGATAGATATAAGAATTGTAGTAACCTCTATGCAAAAACTGAATTTGGTCTTTTAGTTTATTTTGGTAGTAAAACAGTCTATTCCAAACATACTGATTTTAAAAAACAGCTCTTTAATAAATTGTATTCCTTAAGTCAACAATATTTAGAAAATGCTATAAACCCTAGTGATAAAAAACGCTACAATTTAGATTATATTACAACTCTTAATAATGCATTTCTTATTGCTCATAAATCCAAACTGAAAGAAGAACTTAACCTAATAATAGAATCAATATACAAAACGCACAATACTTGGGATATAACTCGAGGTGGTTCACTTCGTATTTTACTTGATTTATCTGGTTTAACTTCTGAATACTATAAAATATTCAAGACTAAAGTTGATTATGATAAGATAATCTCTAAAAATATATTAGGGGCTAAAGAACAAGAAAAAACTCATATTTGGGGAGCTATATACATAACAGACTTAACTATTGACATTGGAGAAAAAACCAATAAGAACATTAATTATTTATTAGAATACAAAGCTGAATTATATATAAAACTTTCTGATAATGCAGAAAAGGGAAACAATATGGCTGCGGTAACGTTTACAGAAAACGCATTAAGAATTTACCAGCAATTAAAAAACAAAAGCAAAATATCTGAAATTGAAAAAAAATATTCAGAACAAAGAGGGAAATTTAAACTAGCAACAATTCGGCAAGATTTCCCTAAAGAATATAATGAAAATATAACTTCGTATATAAACGAGGTTGTAAGTTCAAGTAGTGAAAATCAAATTATATATTACCTAATAAGCACACCTTGGTTTAATAAAATTGAATCTATTCAATCTATAGCAAAAGAGTCTAAAAAGGAAAATGTTTTTATACCAATATTAGGTTCTTCAATTTTAGATAAATTCGGTAATACTATTGAAACTTTTCACACAGAAGAAGAAAAAAATTTATTTAATTTTTGGCGATCTTATGGTTTCAATTTTCAAGTTGGTAAACAAAATATGCATCAATTTTTTGTAGTAGCATATACATCGGGAAAAATTAGTTTTAAATCTATTATAAGTTATTTAGAAAATACTTGGTTGAATGAACCAATTATTAGAAAATATAATGGAGAAGATGTTGAGATTATTCCAATTGACTTAATTAAACCTAGTATAAAAAGAATTTTTGAAGAATTGGATAATTATTCAACCAATAATGAATATGAGGTAGATTGTGTAACTATAACTGACAGTTTAGTTTTAAAAATAGAAACTTTAATCAGAAACTTTTGTGAAAAAATTGGAATTGCTACATTTAAGACAAGGCAAAAAGGTAAAGACAAATTAGTAATGGAAAAATTACTAGATGATATGCTCGCTGATATTAAACATTCTGTCATAAATCAAACTGGATTTGACGAAGAAGATAGAATTTTTATAAAGTATGTTTTATCCGAAAAAGCCGGATTGAATTTAAGGAATACTGTTGCACACGGTTTATTGGATATTTACGAATATACATTTTCAAATATCATTGTCACGTTATCGATAATTTTAAAAATCAGTAAATATTCATTCACAGAAAAATAA